GGAAATGTCTGAGACGCGTTGGTGCGAGGCAACGGCCTCCAGCACAGCGAGTCCCTTCATGAGGGACGAGCGCTGTTGTGGATCGGAAGGTGCTTCAATTGCGGTCATCGACCCATCCAACCACCATCAACGACCAAGGTGTGGCCATTGACGTATCCAGCTTCCGGCCCGGCTAGGAATGCAACTGCCCCGGCAACATCCGCGGGCTGGCCCCACCTTCCGGCAGGGATGCGCTCGCGAATTGCTCTCTCCCGGTCGACATCGTTCCGCAGTGCTTCGGTGTTGTTGGTTGCTATGTACCCGGGCGCGACGGCGTTCACCGTGACTCCTTTGCCGGCCCACTCGTTCGCCAAGGCTTTGGTCAGACCGACGACGGCATGCTTGGACGCCGCGTAGGACGGGACGTTGATTCCGCCCTGAAACGAAAGCAGGGAGGCAATCGACACGATTCTTCCATAACGGCGTTCGACCATCCCGGCGCCCAGGATCTGGCTCAGGTGCCAGATGGTGTCTAGATTGACCGAGAGCACCTGCCGCCAGGCATCGGGCGCGTGCGCGACAGCTGGCTCGCGGTGAATGATGCCGGCGTTGTTGACCAGGATGTCAACGGGACCCATCCGCCCAGCTTGAGCGCGAGCAACGAGAGGGTCGGAGAGATCCGAAAGGACAAGCTCGACCTCCCCGCCGTAGGAGGCAACCGATGCTAATGCGTCATCCATGTCGCGGTGTCCCCACAGGGTGACGTGGGCACCTCCTTGAGCAAGGCGTTGGGCACAGGCCAACCCAATGCCCGTACGCGCACCTGTGACCACAGCCCGCTGACCCTCAAACAGGCGAACAGAGTTGGCATTCATCGCAGATCTCCTGGCTTTACAGCCTCGACATCGGTGTAATCGAGGTTCTCTCCGGCCATCGCCCAGACAAAGGAGTAGTCGGCGATGGCGCTTCCGCTGTGGATTGACCAGGGCGGTGAAACAACGGCGTCACGGTCGCCCAGAATCAGTTGACGTACATTCTGCGGTTCACCCATTTGATGAAACAAGACAGCGTCACCCAGTCCGTCATACAGGTAAATTTCGGTCCGGCGATCGTGCAGGTGGGGTGGCATGGTATTCCATACGGAACCTGCGCTTAGCGTGGTGATGCCTAGCACCAACTGGTTTGAGTTGATGCCGTCGGCGTGGATGTACTTGCGGATGGTGCGTTCGTTTGCTTCCTGCGCCGAGCCGAGGTGCAGCGCCTCCACCCCGTCGCGCGAGGCGAGGAGCGCCGTTGCCGCTTTGTAGGCCGACGCCGAAACAAGGTATGCAGTCCCCTCACCGGAGAACGAGACGGAAGTTGTTCCGCACGGCAGATAGAGAACATCGTGCGAATTAAGATCCCAGGATCCGTTACTGGAGGTCACGGTGACGGTTCCGTCGAGTCCAACAATTCCCAACTCGCGTCGATCCAAAAAGTTCTCTGCCCGCAATTCCGTGGGGCTGGTGAGGTGAAGGGTTTCTCCGGTGACGACAACGCCGCCGATCACCATCCGATCATCGTGGATGTAGGCGAATCGGACTTCTCCCGGCACGAACAGGTCCGAAACCACGAACCTCTCCCGCAGGTCGTCATTGCTCAGAGCGTTTATCTCGTGGGGATGCGTACTCCATATGCGCCTCAAGACTCAGGTACTCCTTTGATTGGGAGAGGAGGGTGTCAGCTATCGCCGCCGGCCCTCTCGTGGGATCACCATGCCATGTTTTCTATTCTGCGGAAAGACTCTTTCCATTTTTGTCGCGATGGGTCATTCTCTAGGTGTTCGCGACATAGCGCACTGTTTTGCTGAGGCGGGATCACCCATCAAGGAGGATGCAAGTGGCCAGGAAGAAAACCAACACAGCCCGCCTGCTCATTGCAGCAGGGGCGACGGTACTACTCGCAGCATGTGCGCCCGGCGAAGTGACAAACGAGGGCAGCAGCTCTGAAGGCGCCGCACCTGAAGTGCAAACTGTTGATCCCGCTGAGTTTGCCGGCGAAACACTCAGCTATGTGTATTTCACAGACGGGCCCGATGAGCAGGCAACACGCGACCTAATCGCAGGGTTCGAGGATGAATATGATGTCACCGTCAATCTTGAGATCCTGCCGTATGCAGATCTGGTGACCTCGGTCCAGGCGCGACTCTCTGGTGGCAACGCCCCCGACGTCGTTCGCCTTACTTCACTGACCGACTTCCGCGCCGACCTCTTGGACCTGCGCACTTACCTTGGCGAAGACTACGCCGAGGAGTTCCTGCCCGGACCGGTGACCGGCGCCACCGGCGATAACGGCGAACTTCTCGCTGTTCCTTCAGACGCCACGCTGAACGGACCTTTCGTGAACGTAGACATGTTCGAGGAGGCCGGAGTTGAACTTCCGGACCCTGCCGACCCGTGGACATGGGAGGAAATGGTTGACGCAGCGACGGAAGTCCAGGAAGCCACTGGCTCTGACTATGCCTTTGCCATCGACAAGTCGGGTCACCGCCTATCCACTATTCTCAGCCAATATGGCACGGCTCTGGTAGACGGAAACGAGGTGGCGCTGGATCCCCAAAAGGCGGAACAGGCGCTTGCCCCTCTCGTTGAGATGATGGCCGACGACCGGATGCCGCGTGACTTCTGGCTTGGTTCAGGTACCCGTTATGAGGGCGCGAACGAGATCTTCCTCGCTCAAGCCACTCCTGTGTACCTCTCCGGTAACTGGCAGGTGGGGCAGTTTGCGGCTAACGCCGAGTTTAATTGGGCGGTCGCGCCAAATCCCTGCGCCGATGAATGCGGCGGTTTTCCAGGCGGCAAGTACATGGCCGCTCTTGCCGAGGGGCCTAACCCCGCCTTGGCTGCCGAGTTCATCCGCTACATGAACACGGCCGAAAACCAGGAGACGTTCGTCGCTGCCGGCGGTTTCCTGCCTACCCGAGCTGACCTCTCGGAGGAGGGCGTGCAATACCCCGCCCGGCAGGCAGACATGGATATGTTCCTTCAAGACCTGGAGCGCACGCCCGAGCTCGGCTACGAAGCAAATGCAGCTCCCGCCTTCTCCGGAGCCGGAACCGCCTTGGTGGAGGCACTTTCGCGGGTAGTAGCCGGAGAGCAGGATCTCGGGACCGCGATGAGCGACCTGCAGCAGAGCACCCAATCGCTCGTCGAGGAGCTCGCCCCATGATCAAGGCGTCAACCAAACAGGAACAGCGACGGCGCAAGCCGCCCCTGGGCCTGCGCCTAGCACCGTATCTGTTCCTGCTGCCCAACACGGCCATCTTCGTCCTCTTTACCATCTGGCCCGCCATTAACGGCTTTAACATCTCCCTCTACTCGTCCTCGAACGGACGGACCTTCAGATGGGAAGGAACAGGAAACTATCAGCGCATCCTTAGCGATGATGGGTTTTGGGGCGTTGTAATGAATACCGCAATTTATGCGGTGGCCTTCGTTGTGCTCTCGGTCGGCATAGGCATCTTCCTGGCCGTTCTGGTAGACCAGCAGGGCCGCGGCCGCTCATTCTTCCGTGCCGCGTTCTTCATCCCCGTTCTGATCTCACCTGTTGTCGTAGGACTGATCTGGAACTGGATGCTGGAGCGTCAAAACGGCCTCGTCAACACCTTCCTCGGCATGGAGATACCTTGGCTGGTTGACGACAACCTCGCACTTGTCGCCATCATCGCGGTCGGCGTATGGATGCAGGTGGGCTTCTACATGCTGATCCTGCTCGCGGGTCTGCAAAGTATCGATCCAACCCTGTACGAGGCCTCCGGTATGGACGGTGCCTCGCGTTGGCTCCAATTCCGCACCATCACCCTTCCACTACTCCAGCCGAGCATCCTCGTTGTGGTGGTACTTGCCACCATTCACGGCTTCCAAGCCTTCGACTACATCTACACCCTGACCGGTGGCGGACCCGTTGGCGCAACAACGCTGATCGTTCAATACATCTATGAGAACGGCTTCGTCTCCCCTATCAGGTATGGCGCCGCCGCAGCGGGAAGCGTCTTGCTCTTCTGCGTCGTATTCGCGATCACGATCGTCAACTACATGATCGGCCGCAAGAGAGAGGCAGTATGAGCATCCCCCAAACCGTCTCGCCGCCCACACAGGAACCTGGCCCTAAGCGCTCCTGGACGTCAACCGGCCAGCGGCAGATCACAGCCACTGACGCGCTGCGCGTAGTTATTCTGACCACAGCGGCGCTCGTTGCGCTTATCCCGATCCTCTGGCTGGTGTTTGGTTCGTTCAAGACGCCAACGGAACTATCCGAGCGGCCACCAACCCTACTTCCGCAATCGTGGGGGTTCGGGAACTACACCGAGGCTCTCACACGGTTCGATTTCGGGACCTACATGATGAACAGCGTCATCGTTACGGTCGCAGCCACAGTCCTGACGCTTTTGATCAACTCGATGGCGGCATATGCCTTGGCCAAGTACAACTTCCGCGGCCGTAACGCACTGTTCCTACTTACCCTCGCGACAATCATGATTCCACTTCAAGTGATCCTGATCCCCGTTTACCAGGTGGTCGCGTCCTTCGGGATGGTGAACACTCTGTGGGGTCTCATCATCCCGGCGGCGGCAACGCCTACCGGAGTGTTCATTCTTCGCCAGTACATGCTGTCCATCCCGGATGAGCTGATAGAAGCTGCGCGGGTCGACGGTGCCGGAGAGTTGAAGATTTTCCTGCGAATTGTTTTGCCAGTCTGTCGGCCGGCCCTCGCCGTCGTTGCCATTCTGTCAATTATGTGGCGGTGGAATGACTTCCTTTGGCCACTGGTCGTCGCACAAAGCGAGTCCGTCTATACCCTGCCCGTTGCCTTGGCCCGGTTCACCGCTCAGGAGACTGTTCCATTCAATCTCATCATCGCGATGAGCGTGGTGAGCATCCTTCCGGTCATCATCCTTTTCCTGTTCTTCCAAAAGCAGATAACGACAGGCATCGCCAATACCGGTATCAAGTAACCCCGCCCTCCAGTGGAGCCTCACGACCCTGAGAAGGAGTAGCGAAACCCCATGAGTGAAGTTTTGATGCCAACGAACAGGACCGTGCACTATACGGATCCGGATGGCACCGTCCGCGACTGGCTGGTTTCGCCCGCCTGGGCCGTACCGTGTGAGGACCTGGAGGACTTCCTTTCCCCGGATGGCGAACCTTGGGGGGAAGGCCGCTGGGTACTCTCCCAAGGCCCCGACGTCGGCGAACTCAAGGAGCGCCTTTACCAATCCCATCCCATCAACACCTCCCATGAGCTGCCCGAGCCTGTAGAGGGAGGCAGCATCCACTGGACTGCAGAAGGTTCGACGTTTGAGAGCGTCTGGCGGCGGACGCGCACGGGCAAAGATGGGTTCCTGGATTGGTCGGCATTCTGTTTCACCCCTGAATACCGGTACTCCCTGGCAAGCACGGTCCTTGAGGTGGACCAGAGCGACTGGCGGACAATTGAACTGCACACCACGGGTCCGTTTGTCTTGTGGCTGAATGGCAATGTCGCACTGCAGGGCGGCCAGGTTTCCTACATGGAGCCGGAGTTCCACTCGATGAGAGTGCGCCTGCCCTCCCGCACAACGACGGTGCACTTGGCGACCTGGCAGGTCGCCTTCCGCGAGTGCCGTCAGATAGCCCGCCTGCGTGTTGTGGGGCTGCCGGTTCGGGTCGTCGTACCCTCACCCGGCGCCGACGAGACGGTGGCGCGCCTAGCCGAAACCATCCTGGCTCAAATCGCCTCACCTTCCTGGGCGAAGGAAAGCAGCGAAGGCACTCTGCAGGCGCCGGCGGGGACCGCCCTTCGTATCCGGGTCGGAGAGCAGGCAGCATGGCAATTCGTTCGCGCCGACGTGCATGGGCGCGTGACCTACCTCCTCGGGGACGCACCGGAGGAGGAGGACGAGGGCGCCGACGTCGCCCGCACGGCAGGAGCGTCCATGCTCTCCAGCGGCGAGAGCATCGTTGAAGTTGGCCTGAACGATCCCCGCAGCCCACAAATTCTACGGATGCGTGTCGCTGTCCTGCCACCACTAAGCACCACTGAACCGTCAGGTACCCCCGAATCCTGGCGGCACGAAGTCCTGCAGCACATTACCGGTCAGGGTGCATACCCTCCGAGTGAAACCGGGGTTGCCGGTCTCCTCGGGCGCTATGCTCTCGATCCGACGACGACGGTCAACACCGAAGACCTCGAATCCGCCCTTCACCGTGTGCTCACGCGCGGTGATTGCGCAGACTTCGAGGTTGTCTCCCTGTTGCTTGCCTGGCATTGGATCCCGGAGGAGCAATGGAACTCCGCTGCCCGCAAGGAAGTCGCCGCAGCCATCACCGGAATGAAGTATTGGATTACCCAACCGGGGCTGGACGCCATGTGCTATTTCACCGAGAACCACCAGTTCGTGTGGCACGTCGCAGAGCTCCTCGCCGGTGAAACCTTCGCGGACGCAATATTCGATGTCGATGGGCGGACCGGTTCTGAACATGCCGCCGAAGGGCACGCCCGTGCGGCAGGCTGGCTTACCCGCAAACTGCGTGGAGGCTTCAGTGAGTTCGACTCGAATGCTTATCTGGCGATCGACAGTTACGCACTCTGTGCGCTTGTCGAGCTTAGTCACGACGAGGCGTTGGTGAACGCTTCCCGAACCCTGCTGGACAAGGTCTTGGTAACGCTGGCAACAAACTCTTGGCGAGGCACGCACGGTGCGGCCCACGGCCGTTCCTACGTCCACACGCTGCGCAGCTCACGCTTCGAGGAAACTTCACCGATCCTTCGACTGATCGCTGGAGTCGGCACTCTCAATGACGCCGTCCTGCCGGTGACGGCACTTGCGTTGGCTCGCAAGTATGAAGTTCCTGACGTGGTCCGTGAATTGGCCAGCAGCCAGCCAAATGAATGGTGGGGTCGCCAGGTGTACCGCGGCGAACTGGCCTACGAACGTGATCTCCTGGAGCGCCCGTACCGCTCTGATCTTCGTATCTATAAGACGCCTGACGTCATGCTATCCAGTGTTCAGGACTATCGGGCTGGTCTTCCCGGGCTTCAGGAGCATGTCTGGGGCGCAACCCTCGGTCGCGAACTGCAGGTGTTCGTGACCCACCCAGCAAACTCCGACACCGGTTCCTCTGCCCGTCCGAACGCTTGGGCAGGCCACCGGATCCTCCCACGGGTGAACCAGCATCGCGGGACGCTGGTCCACATGCAGCGGTTTACGACCACAGACCCACAGCGCACTACCCATTTGTGGCTGCCAATTGCACAAGCCGACGAATACGTCGTGATAGGGGACTGGATTGTGGCTCGCCGCGGAGAGGGATATGTCGCGGTGGCCACCCCGGGTGGTGTCCGTCCAGTCCTCGAGGGTGAAACGGCGTGGCAGGAGTGGCTTCCCGGTCTGGATGGCTCGGTGTGGGTAACCGTCGTCGGCCGCACGCCGGTCGATGGCAGCTTCGCTCAATGGGTTGACCGGGTCACTTCCAGCCCCCTTCAATGGAACCCTCGAGGACGCGAAACCCCAGGCGTCCACTTTGAACTGACCGGCAAGCCGGTCCTGGAAGTCACCTTCGACACGGCGTTCCTGGTCGACGGCGTCCCCGACGGTCTGGTCAACGGTGTTCCCGAAGAAGAGCCGCACTTGGATAACCCTGCCGTACACGCAGAGTTCGGCGATGCGGTCACCGAGGTGAACTGGAGAGGTAAATCCCTG
This window of the Arthrobacter sp. zg-Y919 genome carries:
- a CDS encoding SDR family oxidoreductase; protein product: MNANSVRLFEGQRAVVTGARTGIGLACAQRLAQGGAHVTLWGHRDMDDALASVASYGGEVELVLSDLSDPLVARAQAGRMGPVDILVNNAGIIHREPAVAHAPDAWRQVLSVNLDTIWHLSQILGAGMVERRYGRIVSIASLLSFQGGINVPSYAASKHAVVGLTKALANEWAGKGVTVNAVAPGYIATNNTEALRNDVDRERAIRERIPAGRWGQPADVAGAVAFLAGPEAGYVNGHTLVVDGGWMGR
- the kduI gene encoding 5-dehydro-4-deoxy-D-glucuronate isomerase; protein product: MVSDLFVPGEVRFAYIHDDRMVIGGVVVTGETLHLTSPTELRAENFLDRRELGIVGLDGTVTVTSSNGSWDLNSHDVLYLPCGTTSVSFSGEGTAYLVSASAYKAATALLASRDGVEALHLGSAQEANERTIRKYIHADGINSNQLVLGITTLSAGSVWNTMPPHLHDRRTEIYLYDGLGDAVLFHQMGEPQNVRQLILGDRDAVVSPPWSIHSGSAIADYSFVWAMAGENLDYTDVEAVKPGDLR
- a CDS encoding extracellular solute-binding protein, which produces MARKKTNTARLLIAAGATVLLAACAPGEVTNEGSSSEGAAPEVQTVDPAEFAGETLSYVYFTDGPDEQATRDLIAGFEDEYDVTVNLEILPYADLVTSVQARLSGGNAPDVVRLTSLTDFRADLLDLRTYLGEDYAEEFLPGPVTGATGDNGELLAVPSDATLNGPFVNVDMFEEAGVELPDPADPWTWEEMVDAATEVQEATGSDYAFAIDKSGHRLSTILSQYGTALVDGNEVALDPQKAEQALAPLVEMMADDRMPRDFWLGSGTRYEGANEIFLAQATPVYLSGNWQVGQFAANAEFNWAVAPNPCADECGGFPGGKYMAALAEGPNPALAAEFIRYMNTAENQETFVAAGGFLPTRADLSEEGVQYPARQADMDMFLQDLERTPELGYEANAAPAFSGAGTALVEALSRVVAGEQDLGTAMSDLQQSTQSLVEELAP
- a CDS encoding sugar ABC transporter permease, yielding MIKASTKQEQRRRKPPLGLRLAPYLFLLPNTAIFVLFTIWPAINGFNISLYSSSNGRTFRWEGTGNYQRILSDDGFWGVVMNTAIYAVAFVVLSVGIGIFLAVLVDQQGRGRSFFRAAFFIPVLISPVVVGLIWNWMLERQNGLVNTFLGMEIPWLVDDNLALVAIIAVGVWMQVGFYMLILLAGLQSIDPTLYEASGMDGASRWLQFRTITLPLLQPSILVVVVLATIHGFQAFDYIYTLTGGGPVGATTLIVQYIYENGFVSPIRYGAAAAGSVLLFCVVFAITIVNYMIGRKREAV
- a CDS encoding carbohydrate ABC transporter permease; this encodes MSIPQTVSPPTQEPGPKRSWTSTGQRQITATDALRVVILTTAALVALIPILWLVFGSFKTPTELSERPPTLLPQSWGFGNYTEALTRFDFGTYMMNSVIVTVAATVLTLLINSMAAYALAKYNFRGRNALFLLTLATIMIPLQVILIPVYQVVASFGMVNTLWGLIIPAAATPTGVFILRQYMLSIPDELIEAARVDGAGELKIFLRIVLPVCRPALAVVAILSIMWRWNDFLWPLVVAQSESVYTLPVALARFTAQETVPFNLIIAMSVVSILPVIILFLFFQKQITTGIANTGIK